From a region of the Spelaeicoccus albus genome:
- a CDS encoding MFS transporter, translated as MSATSTQQGHGSSPSLFKQPGAVWAVAFACVISFMGIGLVDPILPALASQLHATPAQVSLLFTSYLVVTAIAMIGVGWLSSRIGSKNTLILGLSLIVVFAGLAGTSDTIAGIVGFRAGWGLGNAMFIATSLAVIVASASGGFSGAIILYEAALGIGIAAGPLLGGFLGDISWRGPFYGVAVLMAIALVATLLFVQKTPKPVEKSSLVAPIKALRHRGLLTMGIMALLYNWGFFTMLGYAPYPMHLEAMQLGLVFTGWGILVAIFAVFLAPRLQRRFGTAPTLYANLVGLGIVMSVIALGIHNPTVIIIAVIVSGAFIGINNTLTTQAVMLVAPVDRPIASSAYGFVRFIGGGLAPFVAGKIAEATDQSVAFYVGAAAFIIAIPVLASGHRLVTAAEKGQQEPDEPGASVELVVGSAETESAGPDRPVIVAVNAGPAADQVVDAAAELAAREHAPLDVVHVRETEIVEELAVSPETPDEAMDAVRSQLARVSDFGVPVRGLLLHSVGDHIDTGRALAEHADAVGARSVVLGRSARGTIAKLVERHLAEAETDKDSGRREVVLVDPAGSTVE; from the coding sequence ATGAGTGCCACCAGCACACAGCAAGGGCACGGCTCCAGCCCGAGCCTATTCAAGCAACCCGGCGCCGTTTGGGCAGTTGCCTTCGCCTGTGTCATTTCTTTCATGGGAATCGGGCTGGTCGACCCGATCCTTCCGGCGCTCGCCTCGCAACTGCACGCCACACCGGCACAGGTCTCGCTCCTCTTCACCAGCTACCTCGTCGTCACTGCGATCGCGATGATCGGCGTCGGCTGGCTTTCGAGCCGGATCGGTTCGAAGAACACGCTCATCCTCGGGCTCAGCCTGATCGTCGTCTTTGCGGGGTTGGCCGGTACCTCCGACACGATCGCCGGCATCGTCGGATTCCGTGCCGGTTGGGGCCTCGGCAACGCGATGTTCATCGCCACGAGCCTCGCCGTCATCGTGGCCTCCGCATCGGGCGGGTTCTCCGGCGCCATCATCCTCTATGAAGCAGCCCTCGGCATCGGCATCGCGGCCGGCCCGCTCCTCGGCGGGTTCCTTGGCGACATCAGCTGGCGCGGGCCGTTCTACGGCGTCGCCGTGCTGATGGCTATCGCATTGGTCGCCACGCTGCTTTTCGTGCAAAAAACGCCAAAGCCGGTCGAAAAGTCCTCGCTCGTCGCGCCCATCAAAGCGCTGCGTCATCGCGGCCTGCTCACCATGGGCATCATGGCCCTGCTCTACAACTGGGGCTTCTTCACGATGCTCGGCTACGCGCCGTACCCCATGCACCTTGAGGCCATGCAGCTCGGCCTCGTCTTCACCGGATGGGGCATCCTGGTCGCCATCTTCGCGGTCTTCCTGGCTCCCCGACTGCAGCGTCGGTTCGGCACCGCCCCCACGCTGTACGCGAATTTGGTGGGCCTCGGCATCGTCATGTCGGTGATCGCGCTGGGCATCCACAATCCAACCGTGATCATCATTGCCGTGATCGTCAGCGGCGCTTTCATCGGCATCAACAACACGCTCACCACTCAAGCCGTCATGCTTGTCGCACCAGTCGATCGCCCGATTGCGTCATCGGCTTACGGCTTCGTGCGCTTCATCGGTGGCGGGCTCGCGCCGTTCGTCGCCGGCAAGATCGCCGAAGCCACCGATCAAAGCGTCGCGTTCTACGTCGGGGCGGCCGCCTTCATCATCGCCATACCGGTGCTCGCCTCCGGACACCGGCTGGTCACCGCTGCCGAAAAGGGCCAGCAGGAACCCGATGAGCCCGGCGCCTCGGTGGAGCTCGTCGTGGGATCGGCCGAGACGGAGTCGGCCGGGCCGGACCGTCCGGTGATCGTCGCGGTCAATGCGGGCCCCGCCGCCGACCAGGTCGTCGACGCCGCCGCCGAGCTTGCCGCTCGCGAGCACGCGCCGCTCGACGTCGTCCACGTGCGTGAGACCGAGATCGTCGAAGAACTCGCCGTCAGCCCCGAAACTCCCGACGAAGCCATGGATGCCGTGCGGTCGCAGCTCGCGCGGGTCAGCGACTTCGGCGTTCCGGTGCGCGGGCTGCTCTTGCACAGCGTGGGTGACCATATCGACACCGGACGGGCGCTTGCCGAGCACGCGGACGCC